A genomic segment from Schistocerca piceifrons isolate TAMUIC-IGC-003096 chromosome 4, iqSchPice1.1, whole genome shotgun sequence encodes:
- the LOC124795704 gene encoding transcriptional regulatory protein AlgP-like: MTNAMAMDLIHTATETLKTALSAPLPDSEDESSTAPQPRGRSGKNKRRATVATSAVRSSPIERRTKQDFAPDADVFVPARRTARRMQSSATLPTAVANSFDALADAPEQLPRDPAPKKDSHLPPVILQFRPPYGELQKLLRSWTTAVYTLKPAGRHLYRLTLRTADDYCRVTQKASERVIVGVRCGSVPSLANVAKHPRQVPRSERRGGPAFLSRRQHQGRRPPSAVPTASAAPAPTTSEAVPIPEAPAPQPQPLVAEPEAASPGTSAGLRPVCRRRGGQRPVGTQRSAPSVEQPQAVSHSEAATPPPSCDGAVPAASTADLADLVAQLTALVTSAKKLIEVVSQQLTAAVPIAAPALTAVNAHQLHHGQR, from the exons ATGACCAATGCTATGGCTATGGATTTGATACACACAGCTACGGAAACTTTGAAGACAGCGCTTTCTGCTCCGCTCCCCGATTCTGAAGATGAGAGCTCCACCGCGCCTCAGCCACGCGGACGAAGCGGGAAAAATAAGAGGAGGGCAACAGTCGCGACGTCCGCTGTTCGCAGCTCACCGATCGAGAGGAGGACCAAGCAAGATTTCGCCCCTGACGCCGACGTTTTTGTCCCGGCCCGGCGAACTGCAAGACGCATGCAGTCATCGGCGACGCTTCCAACTGCCGTCGCCAACTCATTCGACGCGCTCGCTGACGCGCCAGAGCAGCTGCCGCGCGATCCTGCGCCGAAGAAAGACTCCCATCTTCCGCCGGTGATCCTCCAGTTTCGGCCGCCCTATGGGGAACTGCAGAAGTTGTTGCGCAGCTGGACCACGGCCGTGTACACCTTGAAGCCTGCCGGGCGTCACCTGTACAGGCTCACACTCCGCACTGCTGACGATTATTGCCGGGTCACTCAGAAGGCGTCTGAGCGTG TTATCGTGGGTGTGAGATGTGGAAGCGTGCCATCGCTCGCCAACGTGGCCAAACACCCGCGCCAAGTCCCAAGAAGCGAACGACGAGGCGGCCCGGCGTTTCTTTCGCGGCGGCAGCATCAGGGGCGCCGTCCGCCGTCCGCCGTCCCGACAGCGTCGGCCGCTCCTGCTCCCACCACATCCGAGGCCGTGCCAATACCTGAGGCTCCTGCGCCTCAACCACAGCCGCTAGTGGCGGAACCGGAAGCTGCCTCTCCAGGAACGTCGGCCGGACTGCGCCCCGTCTGCCGCCGGCGCGGGGGTCAACGCCCTGTGGGTACCCAGCGCTCAGCACCGTCAGTCGAGCAGCCCCAGGCGGTCTCTCACAGCGAAGCAGCCACGCCTCCCCCTTCCTGCGACGGGGCCGTGCCTGCTGCCTCCACCGCTGATCTGGCCGACCTCGTCGCGCAGCTCACTGCCCTAGTGACCAGTGCCAAGAAGTTGATCGAAGTCGTGTCGCAGCAACTCACCGCTGCAGTGCCGATAGCCGCTCCGGCCCTGACCGCTGTCAACGCTCACCAGCTGCACCATGGGCAGCGGTAG